The following are encoded together in the Acidobacteriota bacterium genome:
- a CDS encoding SagB/ThcOx family dehydrogenase, producing MTQNRDTEAAWRYHDLTKHSYWSIRTDAHYLDWANRPSPFKIYPGIEPIPLPRALVQTLAPAIEVVSSPGVAFIGEKKLDMARLSSILFYSAGVTKHKTYPGGELYFRAAACAGALYPTEVYVVCGDIEGLDAGVYHFNPGDFALRRLRSGDFRGALARASGNEPGVVTAPVTLVFTSISWRSTWKYRDRAYRYHFWDNGMIAANALAIAAAHELPAKVVMGFVESEMNELIGIDGQQELALSLLALGHSEEALPDGPPIDELTKIGFDVLPISESPVGYPSIREAHAASSFTNRDEVREWRGARIDSSPLAIEGEVFALAPMPDEEMPAEALEEVIQRRGSTRRFARKPVPFADLSTIIDRATRGITTDFLARDGAHLNEIYAIVNRVEGQPPGAYFYRREDRALELLKPGDFSKQAAYLTLGQDLGGDASVTFFFMAGLKLVLDTYGNRGYRAAQMEAGIIGGKMYLASYALKRGATGLTFFDDDVTEFFSPHAAGKSCMLVVSVGVPGKRPVY from the coding sequence ATGACGCAGAATCGCGACACTGAAGCGGCGTGGCGCTATCACGATCTGACAAAGCACTCGTATTGGAGCATTCGCACTGACGCGCACTACCTCGACTGGGCAAACAGGCCATCGCCATTCAAGATTTATCCAGGCATTGAACCGATCCCTCTGCCGCGCGCGCTGGTGCAGACGCTTGCTCCCGCGATTGAAGTCGTGTCATCACCGGGCGTCGCGTTCATTGGCGAGAAGAAACTGGACATGGCCCGCCTTTCCAGCATTTTGTTCTACTCGGCTGGGGTAACAAAGCACAAGACCTATCCCGGCGGTGAGCTCTATTTCCGAGCGGCAGCTTGCGCGGGCGCGCTGTATCCGACGGAAGTCTACGTGGTCTGCGGCGATATCGAAGGCCTGGATGCCGGCGTCTATCACTTCAATCCCGGGGACTTCGCATTGAGACGCTTGCGTAGCGGGGACTTTCGCGGAGCATTGGCGCGCGCGAGTGGAAATGAGCCAGGCGTTGTCACTGCGCCGGTCACGCTGGTCTTCACGTCGATAAGCTGGCGTAGCACATGGAAGTATCGCGATCGGGCTTATCGGTACCACTTCTGGGACAACGGAATGATAGCGGCGAACGCGCTAGCGATTGCGGCCGCGCACGAGCTGCCTGCCAAGGTTGTGATGGGCTTTGTTGAGTCGGAGATGAATGAGCTTATTGGGATCGACGGGCAGCAGGAGCTTGCGTTGAGCTTGCTCGCGCTCGGTCATAGCGAAGAGGCATTGCCGGACGGCCCGCCAATCGACGAGCTGACCAAAATCGGTTTCGATGTTTTGCCTATTTCTGAATCACCCGTTGGCTATCCTTCAATCCGCGAGGCGCACGCCGCGTCGTCGTTCACGAATCGCGATGAAGTGCGCGAGTGGCGCGGCGCGAGGATCGATTCGAGTCCGCTTGCAATCGAAGGAGAAGTGTTTGCGCTTGCCCCGATGCCTGACGAGGAAATGCCGGCTGAGGCGCTCGAGGAAGTGATTCAACGCCGTGGTTCTACGCGTCGATTTGCGCGGAAGCCGGTACCGTTTGCCGATCTCTCTACGATCATCGATCGGGCGACGAGAGGCATAACAACTGACTTCCTGGCGCGCGACGGAGCCCATCTCAATGAGATCTACGCGATAGTCAATCGAGTAGAAGGCCAGCCGCCGGGTGCTTATTTTTATCGAAGGGAAGATCGCGCGCTCGAGTTGCTAAAGCCGGGTGACTTTAGCAAACAGGCCGCGTACCTGACGCTGGGGCAAGACCTGGGCGGCGACGCGAGCGTGACCTTTTTTTTCATGGCTGGCCTGAAGCTGGTGCTCGACACCTACGGCAACCGCGGCTATCGCGCGGCGCAGATGGAAGCAGGAATAATAGGAGGCAAGATGTACCTGGCTTCGTATGCTCTCAAGCGAGGCGCAACCGGTTTGACGTTTTTTGATGACGACGTGACTGAATTCTTCTCACCTCACGCAGCCGGCAAGAGCTGCATGCTGGTGGTTTCTGTGGGCGTGCCCGGGAAGCGGCCCGTTTACTAG
- a CDS encoding YbaN family protein, whose amino-acid sequence MFSKVVFNTLGTMFLLVGVLGVFLPLLPATPFLLLASACYVRGSTTLHNWLMTHKYLGPYITNIKDKRGMPIKAKIITITVLWVSLLFSMYRVDSLLLDSTLLIVGIGVTTLILKMKTLSRN is encoded by the coding sequence GTGTTCAGCAAGGTTGTCTTTAACACACTTGGAACTATGTTCCTGTTGGTTGGCGTACTGGGAGTGTTCCTGCCGTTACTCCCGGCGACCCCGTTTCTCCTACTAGCCTCTGCTTGCTACGTGAGGGGGTCTACAACTCTTCACAACTGGTTGATGACCCATAAGTATTTGGGGCCTTACATAACCAACATTAAAGACAAGAGAGGCATGCCGATTAAAGCTAAGATTATTACGATAACTGTTCTGTGGGTGTCGCTGCTGTTCTCAATGTACCGAGTGGATTCGTTGCTGCTGGATTCGACACTGCTCATCGTTGGAATAGGTGTCACGACATTAATTCTGAAGATGAAGACCCTGTCGCGGAATTGA
- the truB gene encoding tRNA pseudouridine(55) synthase TruB, which produces MLGALIIDKPEGLTSHDVVARVRRIAGTRRVGHAGTLDPFATGVLVCCLGPATRLVQFLVGLDKEYIATVRIGYATDTQDGTGKQITPLRSSNELSLEELRRVLDQFTGPQSQMPPMFSAKKVAGERLYRAARAGREVVREPVSIIVHSMKLIEDDDSALTANQDGTRDFCMLVRCSSGTYVRTLAHDIGERVGVGAHLVKLRRTEAGHFRLADASTLDDLERMTREDLSNALISPSDMLSHLPLLRLDDEQANQVTNGRALSLPEDEAVVALRGGLSVRLCDRAGALLAVGDYDSRFNLVKPRVVLRGEAT; this is translated from the coding sequence ATGCTCGGCGCGCTGATCATCGACAAACCCGAAGGCCTCACCTCTCACGACGTCGTTGCGCGCGTTCGGCGTATTGCGGGCACGCGGCGGGTTGGACACGCCGGCACGCTCGATCCTTTCGCGACTGGAGTGCTGGTCTGCTGCCTCGGTCCGGCAACCAGACTGGTTCAGTTTCTGGTCGGGCTCGACAAGGAATACATCGCAACGGTCCGAATCGGCTACGCGACGGATACTCAAGACGGCACCGGCAAACAGATCACACCACTTCGCTCATCAAACGAGTTGAGTCTCGAAGAGTTGCGGCGAGTGTTGGATCAGTTCACGGGCCCCCAGTCGCAGATGCCGCCAATGTTCTCAGCTAAGAAAGTCGCGGGAGAAAGACTGTACCGCGCAGCCCGCGCCGGCCGCGAAGTCGTCCGCGAGCCCGTGAGTATCATCGTGCATTCGATGAAGCTGATCGAAGATGACGATTCTGCGCTGACTGCTAATCAAGACGGTACTCGCGATTTTTGTATGCTGGTGCGCTGTTCATCTGGAACGTACGTCAGAACGCTTGCTCACGATATCGGCGAAAGGGTCGGCGTTGGCGCGCATCTGGTCAAGCTTCGACGCACGGAGGCCGGGCACTTTCGGCTCGCGGATGCTTCGACGCTGGACGACCTGGAAAGGATGACCCGTGAGGATCTGTCCAACGCGCTTATAAGCCCATCGGACATGCTTTCGCATCTGCCGCTGTTGAGGCTGGATGACGAGCAGGCCAACCAGGTGACGAACGGCCGAGCCTTATCATTGCCGGAAGATGAAGCGGTCGTCGCGTTACGCGGCGGGCTTTCGGTACGATTGTGCGATCGGGCGGGCGCTCTTCTGGCGGTGGGAGACTATGATTCGCGCTTCAATCTGGTGAAACCGCGTGTCGTGCTGCGCGGCGAAGCTACTTGA
- a CDS encoding protein prkA: MNLSDLLETHRRDRERLAWEGTFRDYFELVTQNPNASKLSHARICDMILAAGMEKINEGSRDETVKYNFFSDELFGIEKPISKIVEYFKSAGQRLEVRKRILLLMGPVGGGKSTIVTMLKRGFEKWSRTDEGAVYAIKDCPMHEEPLHLIPPELRREIERHYGIYIEGELCPQCRYNLEHVYHGRHEDVLVHRLAFSEKDRIGIGTFAPSDPKSQDITELTGSIDLSTIGEVGVESDPRAYRFDGELNIANRGLMEFVEMLKVDEKFLYSLLTLSQEQNIKTGRFAMIYADEAIISHTNENEYVGFVSNRKSEALQDRIIMIRVPYNLKVSQEERIYDKLLKQSDALRNIHIAPNALKVAAMFAVMTRLEEPKKANIDIVKKMKLYDGEDVEGFKSKDVRELQEDTVREGMDGISPRYIINRLSGALVRDNITCINPIDALRAIKDGFEQHTGISAEQRERYLNLVSVARREYDDISKNDVQRAFVYSFEEMAKTLCDNYLDNVEAYCNKEKLKDAITEEEIEPDERLMRSIEEQIGVSENGKNTFRQEILIRISSHARKGKPFEYKSHERLKEAIEKKIFSDLKDVVKITTSTKTPDADQLRRINEVIDRLVSQNGYCTVCANELLTYVGTLLSR; this comes from the coding sequence ATGAACCTGAGCGACCTCCTCGAGACTCACCGCCGCGATCGTGAGCGGCTGGCCTGGGAAGGCACATTCAGAGACTACTTCGAGCTGGTGACTCAAAACCCAAATGCGTCGAAGCTCTCGCACGCGCGGATCTGCGACATGATCCTGGCCGCCGGCATGGAAAAGATCAACGAGGGATCGCGAGACGAAACCGTAAAATACAACTTCTTCAGCGATGAGCTTTTTGGCATCGAAAAGCCGATCTCAAAGATCGTCGAATATTTCAAGTCGGCCGGCCAGCGCCTGGAAGTGCGCAAGCGGATTCTTCTGTTGATGGGGCCGGTGGGCGGCGGCAAGTCTACAATCGTAACGATGTTAAAGCGGGGATTCGAAAAATGGTCGCGCACCGATGAGGGCGCGGTGTATGCAATCAAAGACTGCCCGATGCACGAAGAACCGCTGCATCTGATTCCGCCCGAGCTCCGCCGGGAGATCGAACGCCATTATGGTATCTACATCGAAGGCGAGTTGTGCCCCCAGTGCCGGTACAACCTCGAACACGTCTACCACGGGCGTCACGAAGACGTTCTGGTGCACCGCCTGGCTTTTTCCGAGAAGGATCGGATCGGCATCGGCACGTTTGCTCCGTCCGACCCGAAGTCTCAGGACATCACCGAGCTGACCGGCTCGATTGACCTTTCCACCATCGGCGAAGTCGGCGTTGAATCCGACCCGCGCGCCTATAGGTTCGATGGGGAGCTGAACATTGCCAATCGCGGATTGATGGAGTTCGTCGAGATGCTGAAGGTTGACGAGAAATTCCTTTACAGCCTGCTCACCCTCAGCCAGGAACAGAACATCAAGACCGGGCGCTTCGCGATGATCTATGCAGACGAAGCGATCATCTCGCACACGAACGAGAATGAATACGTTGGGTTTGTCTCCAACCGGAAGAGCGAGGCCTTGCAGGACCGAATCATAATGATCCGAGTTCCTTACAACTTGAAGGTCTCACAGGAGGAGCGCATCTACGATAAGTTGCTCAAGCAGTCCGACGCGCTGCGCAACATTCACATCGCGCCTAACGCGCTCAAGGTCGCGGCGATGTTTGCGGTGATGACCAGGCTGGAAGAACCGAAGAAGGCTAACATCGACATCGTCAAGAAGATGAAGCTGTACGACGGCGAAGACGTAGAGGGTTTCAAGTCGAAGGACGTGCGCGAGCTACAGGAAGACACCGTTCGCGAAGGAATGGACGGCATCAGCCCGCGTTACATCATCAACCGGCTCTCGGGCGCGCTGGTTCGCGACAACATCACCTGCATCAATCCGATCGATGCGTTGCGAGCGATCAAGGACGGCTTCGAGCAGCACACCGGCATCTCGGCTGAGCAGCGCGAGCGGTATCTGAACCTGGTATCGGTCGCCCGGCGCGAATACGACGACATTTCGAAGAACGACGTTCAGCGGGCGTTTGTCTATTCCTTCGAGGAGATGGCCAAGACTCTTTGCGATAACTACCTCGACAACGTCGAAGCCTATTGCAACAAGGAAAAGCTTAAGGACGCGATAACCGAAGAAGAGATCGAGCCGGACGAGAGGCTTATGCGCTCGATCGAAGAGCAGATCGGGGTTAGTGAGAACGGGAAGAACACGTTCCGGCAAGAGATTCTGATACGAATCTCGAGCCACGCGCGAAAAGGCAAACCCTTCGAGTACAAGTCGCACGAGCGTTTGAAGGAAGCGATCGAGAAGAAAATCTTCTCCGATCTGAAGGACGTTGTGAAGATCACGACCTCGACTAAGACGCCCGACGCGGATCAGCTACGACGCATCAACGAGGTGATAGATAGGCTGGTGTCGCAGAACGGCTACTGCACGGTGTGCGCGAATGAGTTGCTGACTTACGTTGGGACGCTGCTGTCGCGGTGA
- the yhbH gene encoding sporulation protein YhbH, translating into MSVQRNDWSLQRKGQIDQDRHKERVRDAIKKNLGSIVSNESIILSDGKRVVKVPIRSLDEYKFRFDYRKKKHVGTGDGSSKVGDVIGHEGQPGQGSGQGPGGDQPGQEYYEAEVDIDEIAKLIFEDLHLPYLEEKAKHAVPSKTTKFTEIRRSGILSNLDKRRSIMENIKRQARETGKAHIGPFKKEDLRYKTWEEQMTYESNAVVIAMMDVSGSMGEFKKYIARSFYFWMVRFLKTKYDNVKIVFISHHTEAKEVSEEQFFTQGESGGTVVSSAYRLALDIVGQRFPAHDWNIYPFHFSDGDNYYSDNDEAVKLADELIAACNLFGYGEIGEEGASSYRRSSGALLSIFKDRLRSQSRFVGVRIDDKEDVYPALKEFFGKRGEEA; encoded by the coding sequence ATGTCAGTCCAACGCAACGACTGGTCACTCCAACGCAAGGGTCAGATCGATCAGGATCGTCACAAGGAGCGAGTCCGCGATGCGATCAAGAAGAACCTCGGTTCGATAGTCTCGAACGAGTCGATCATCCTCTCCGACGGCAAGCGCGTTGTTAAGGTCCCGATTCGCTCGCTCGATGAATACAAGTTCCGTTTCGACTACCGCAAGAAGAAGCATGTCGGGACCGGCGATGGCAGCAGCAAAGTCGGCGACGTGATCGGGCACGAAGGGCAACCCGGTCAAGGGTCGGGGCAGGGTCCCGGCGGCGATCAACCGGGCCAGGAGTACTACGAAGCTGAAGTAGACATAGACGAAATCGCAAAGCTCATCTTTGAAGACCTCCACCTGCCGTACCTCGAAGAAAAAGCCAAGCACGCGGTTCCCTCGAAGACCACCAAGTTCACTGAGATTCGCCGGTCGGGCATTCTGTCCAATCTCGACAAGCGGCGCAGCATAATGGAAAACATCAAGCGCCAGGCGCGTGAAACCGGCAAGGCGCACATTGGGCCATTTAAGAAAGAAGATCTGCGCTATAAGACCTGGGAAGAGCAGATGACTTACGAGTCGAACGCGGTCGTCATTGCGATGATGGACGTGAGCGGCTCGATGGGCGAATTTAAGAAGTACATTGCGCGCTCCTTCTACTTCTGGATGGTGCGTTTCCTGAAGACCAAGTACGACAACGTGAAGATAGTGTTCATAAGCCACCACACCGAAGCGAAAGAGGTCAGCGAAGAGCAATTCTTCACCCAGGGCGAATCAGGCGGGACGGTCGTTTCATCAGCCTACCGTTTGGCCCTCGACATAGTCGGCCAGCGCTTTCCGGCGCACGATTGGAATATCTACCCGTTTCATTTTTCGGACGGCGACAACTACTACTCGGACAATGATGAGGCGGTGAAGCTCGCCGACGAGTTGATCGCAGCATGCAATCTATTCGGCTATGGTGAGATCGGCGAGGAAGGCGCGTCGAGTTATCGCCGCTCTTCAGGTGCGCTGCTCTCGATCTTCAAAGACAGGCTGAGGAGTCAGAGCCGCTTCGTCGGTGTTCGCATCGACGACAAAGAGGACGTGTATCCTGCGTTGAAAGAGTTTTTCGGGAAGCGCGGAGAAGAAGCCTAG
- a CDS encoding SpoVR family protein, translated as MVDREVQELEQAVEQIWDIATTRFGLDPFPVRFEIVPASVMYEVGSYALPGRYSHWTFGKAYHRMKMMYDFGLSKIYEVVINSNPAYAFLLETNSPTQNKMVIAHVLGHIDFFKNNFYFSKTNRRMVDEAALHARRMGEYEFKHGRKVVEEFLDAVLSIEEHIDPNFFIRKPQEDSDKQADEKPSRREGRYDDLLSREERDEQSENRENRRDDRKHKPSLDVPEKDLIYFLMKHSPSLEPWQRDVMSMLHEEMEYFIPQLQTKIMNEGWASIWHSRIMREMDLPTNEHLEFAELHAGVVSPHKGQLNPYYLGYKIFEDIEKRWDNPTADDRDKFGRRGDEGREKMFEVRELDNDISFLRNYLTEELCEELDLFVYRLVDEEDWTVTEKNWERVRDQLALNMTNFGFPYIEVVDGDYDGNRELYLTHRYEGVELDMKYARKTLEHVYKLWGRDVHLETQVDDEPLVMHYDGHEHEED; from the coding sequence ATGGTTGACCGCGAAGTACAAGAACTCGAACAGGCAGTCGAACAAATCTGGGACATTGCCACCACCAGATTCGGCCTCGATCCGTTCCCGGTGCGTTTTGAGATCGTGCCCGCTTCGGTCATGTACGAAGTCGGCTCCTATGCCTTGCCTGGACGCTACTCGCACTGGACCTTTGGCAAGGCATACCATCGGATGAAGATGATGTACGACTTCGGGCTGTCGAAAATCTACGAAGTCGTCATCAACTCGAACCCTGCGTACGCGTTTCTTCTGGAGACGAACTCGCCCACTCAGAATAAGATGGTGATCGCGCACGTACTGGGTCACATCGACTTCTTCAAGAACAACTTTTACTTCTCGAAGACCAACCGGAGAATGGTCGATGAAGCCGCACTGCACGCGCGACGAATGGGCGAGTACGAATTCAAGCATGGCAGAAAGGTCGTGGAAGAATTCCTCGATGCGGTGCTTTCGATAGAGGAGCACATCGATCCTAATTTCTTCATCAGGAAGCCGCAGGAGGATAGCGACAAACAGGCTGATGAGAAACCCAGCCGGCGCGAAGGCCGCTACGACGATCTGCTGTCCAGAGAGGAGCGTGATGAGCAAAGTGAGAACAGGGAGAATCGACGCGACGATCGCAAGCACAAACCGAGTCTCGACGTCCCGGAGAAGGACCTGATCTATTTCTTGATGAAGCACTCGCCTTCGCTTGAACCCTGGCAGCGTGACGTCATGTCCATGCTTCACGAGGAGATGGAGTATTTCATCCCTCAGCTACAAACGAAGATCATGAACGAAGGCTGGGCCAGCATCTGGCACTCGCGAATCATGCGCGAGATGGACCTGCCGACCAACGAACATCTTGAGTTCGCAGAACTGCACGCCGGAGTTGTTTCACCGCACAAGGGACAGCTCAACCCTTACTATCTCGGCTACAAGATTTTCGAAGACATCGAAAAGCGCTGGGACAATCCTACCGCTGACGATCGCGATAAGTTCGGGCGGCGTGGAGACGAGGGCCGCGAGAAAATGTTCGAAGTGCGCGAACTCGATAACGACATCTCGTTCCTGCGCAACTACCTGACCGAAGAGCTCTGTGAGGAGCTGGATCTATTCGTCTATCGGCTTGTCGACGAAGAGGACTGGACGGTGACAGAAAAGAACTGGGAGCGGGTGCGCGATCAGCTCGCCCTGAATATGACCAATTTCGGTTTCCCCTACATCGAAGTAGTCGACGGCGACTACGACGGCAATCGCGAGCTGTATCTCACGCACCGTTATGAGGGAGTCGAGCTGGACATGAAGTACGCCCGCAAGACACTCGAACATGTCTATAAGCTCTGGGGGCGCGACGTGCATCTTGAAACTCAGGTTGATGATGAACCGCTCGTCATGCATTATGACGGGCACGAGCACGAGGAAGACTGA
- a CDS encoding lanthionine synthetase LanC family protein yields the protein MKILALLSVTAILVSSTGAVDRPYHQAALEAARWIGSSAIQTERGTVWPSDPRDAGSVNATLYAGTPGVILFFIETYRSTGDQAFLKDARAGADHLLATFAGEKECGLYVGIAGIGFALTETFTATGDAKYRQGALQCARLLGERATRIGKGIEWNDTTDIVAGGAGIGLFLLYAARELNEPSFRDLAIEDARRLIELGQPEKNGMKWKMTPSFARLMPNFSHGTAGIAYFLATVYQETKKSEFLDAALAGAKYLQAVAKTDDDACLVFHNEPEGRDRFYLGWCHGPVGTARLFYRLYLVTGDRVWMDWVNKAARGILRSGIPEKQTPGFWNNVSQCCGSAGVAEFFLSLHRITRDPAYLDFSKRVTGQLLAKATRDREGMRWIQAEHRVKPDLLVAQTGYMQGAAGIGMLLLHLDGFHRGKKTSTRFPDSPFD from the coding sequence ATGAAAATCCTTGCCTTGCTGTCGGTAACGGCGATTCTGGTTTCATCGACCGGCGCAGTCGATCGGCCGTACCATCAAGCTGCTCTTGAAGCCGCGCGTTGGATAGGGTCCTCCGCCATTCAAACAGAGCGAGGCACTGTCTGGCCTTCGGACCCTCGCGACGCTGGGTCCGTCAACGCAACGCTGTATGCCGGGACCCCAGGAGTGATCCTGTTCTTTATCGAAACCTACAGGTCCACCGGCGATCAAGCTTTTTTGAAAGACGCGCGCGCCGGCGCCGATCATCTGCTAGCTACATTTGCCGGCGAAAAGGAGTGCGGCCTGTACGTTGGCATCGCGGGAATCGGCTTCGCTCTGACTGAAACGTTCACCGCCACAGGAGACGCCAAGTACCGCCAGGGCGCGCTGCAATGCGCGCGGTTGCTGGGCGAGCGAGCTACGAGAATCGGCAAAGGGATTGAGTGGAATGATACAACCGACATTGTCGCCGGCGGTGCCGGCATCGGCCTATTCTTGTTGTATGCAGCGCGAGAGCTGAACGAGCCGTCATTTCGCGATCTCGCCATCGAGGACGCCCGGAGGCTGATCGAATTGGGACAGCCGGAGAAGAACGGAATGAAGTGGAAGATGACTCCAAGCTTTGCGCGTCTCATGCCCAACTTCTCGCACGGCACTGCAGGCATCGCATACTTTCTTGCCACAGTTTATCAAGAGACTAAGAAGAGCGAGTTCCTCGATGCCGCGCTTGCCGGAGCGAAGTATCTTCAAGCTGTCGCCAAGACTGACGATGATGCCTGCCTGGTTTTCCACAACGAACCAGAAGGCAGGGACCGCTTCTACCTCGGCTGGTGTCATGGCCCGGTCGGCACGGCCCGGCTGTTTTATCGGCTCTACCTGGTCACTGGTGATCGCGTCTGGATGGACTGGGTAAACAAGGCGGCGCGCGGCATACTGCGCAGCGGGATTCCTGAGAAGCAAACGCCTGGTTTCTGGAACAACGTCAGCCAATGTTGCGGCTCGGCGGGTGTGGCGGAATTCTTCCTAAGCTTGCATCGGATTACCCGCGATCCGGCTTATCTGGATTTCTCAAAGAGAGTCACCGGGCAGTTGCTTGCAAAGGCAACGCGTGATCGCGAAGGCATGAGATGGATTCAAGCAGAGCATCGAGTCAAGCCGGATCTCCTTGTCGCGCAGACCGGTTATATGCAGGGCGCGGCCGGTATTGGGATGTTACTTCTTCACCTCGACGGCTTTCACCGAGGCAAGAAAACGTCGACCAGGTTCCCAGACTCACCCTTTGATTAA
- a CDS encoding FAD-dependent monooxygenase produces the protein MQTRSAEFAIIGAGPAGAHLASRLAAEGRDVVLFDPKGAWEKPCGGGVPTRAIREFAFILESSSYPRKLVRQITMISPLERRVTLKLDEPFAVYSRQVLNGLVLDRAIEAGAEFVREGVSDFSREPDGWTLSTHAGNQWRSRFLVGADGAASFTRRRLIGIFPKKDLALAFGYNIACADADENPHSNGSEAQQRGPSMDEVVVRFPRDFTGYLWAFPRPGVMNFGVASKLGERTSGELRTLLIDFVRGYYGGSMPEAARVSFFGAKIPTLDLASWKDLRASGDGWALIGDAAGFADPITGEGIYYAFKSADLLADAVRHAHRTPDRHDTGESQNGSSSTYQRAADSYETMWRHAFGRDLEHASFRLPHFYHGRFLGRIFTDATIRLARHHRGVRTILVRALTGDQSYVTLKRDLLRRAWQVF, from the coding sequence ATGCAAACTCGTTCAGCCGAATTCGCTATCATCGGGGCAGGACCGGCAGGCGCTCATCTCGCATCGCGCCTCGCCGCTGAGGGCCGCGACGTAGTCCTGTTTGATCCAAAAGGCGCGTGGGAAAAACCTTGTGGCGGCGGCGTCCCAACCCGTGCCATTCGCGAATTCGCATTTATCCTGGAGAGCTCGAGCTACCCACGAAAGCTCGTGCGTCAAATAACGATGATCTCGCCTTTGGAGCGGCGCGTTACGTTAAAGCTCGACGAACCTTTCGCCGTTTACTCGCGACAAGTCCTGAACGGTTTGGTTCTCGATCGAGCGATCGAGGCGGGCGCCGAGTTCGTGCGCGAAGGCGTGTCGGACTTCTCTCGCGAGCCTGATGGCTGGACTCTCTCCACCCACGCCGGAAATCAGTGGCGCTCCAGATTCTTAGTCGGGGCCGACGGCGCGGCAAGTTTCACGCGTCGCCGCCTCATCGGTATATTTCCAAAGAAAGACCTCGCGTTGGCTTTTGGATACAACATCGCGTGCGCCGATGCGGACGAGAATCCACATTCAAACGGAAGCGAAGCACAACAGCGCGGACCGTCAATGGACGAAGTGGTCGTACGCTTTCCGAGAGACTTCACAGGCTACTTATGGGCTTTCCCTCGGCCGGGCGTGATGAACTTTGGCGTCGCATCGAAGCTCGGCGAGCGCACCTCCGGCGAGCTGCGAACGCTGCTGATCGATTTCGTTCGCGGCTACTATGGCGGAAGCATGCCCGAAGCCGCTCGTGTCAGCTTCTTTGGCGCGAAGATTCCCACGCTCGACCTTGCGAGCTGGAAAGACCTGCGAGCCAGCGGAGACGGATGGGCGTTGATTGGCGACGCGGCCGGGTTTGCGGACCCGATAACTGGTGAAGGGATCTACTACGCGTTCAAGTCGGCGGACCTCTTGGCTGATGCAGTGCGCCACGCACACCGAACCCCCGATCGGCATGACACCGGCGAATCGCAAAATGGATCATCAAGCACTTACCAGCGGGCAGCCGATTCTTACGAGACAATGTGGCGTCATGCTTTTGGGCGCGACCTCGAACACGCCTCCTTCCGGCTTCCACACTTTTACCACGGCCGGTTCCTTGGGCGAATCTTCACTGACGCGACGATCAGATTGGCCCGGCATCATCGCGGCGTGCGAACAATTCTTGTGCGCGCACTTACGGGCGACCAGAGCTATGTAACTTTAAAACGGGATTTGCTCCGCCGCGCGTGGCAGGTGTTCTGA